In a single window of the Bactrocera dorsalis isolate Fly_Bdor chromosome 2, ASM2337382v1, whole genome shotgun sequence genome:
- the LOC105228511 gene encoding sushi, von Willebrand factor type A, EGF and pentraxin domain-containing protein 1 isoform X6, protein MQKVLITFPKMYSFQICLLLIVTLCVSWNSGACSVKNSAAIRFDVRWGQMKCWSGQCVSITDKCDGVQDCDDGSDELTSLCQTVLCKQHQFQCGYGACLPMEAKCNGTKECWDGTDEREGLCIKEIATILTPTTRIKSNEVTESTQQGVLPTVKTKPNISTELANTRKTTTTILDYSTDFEVTETSEKDLTTIPEVTTTSTQTTTNRPVTNTEDAETLETHSNGSFSERPHLTTTSINEIIITQKTTTSKPLIKPALKANVTRNYSEKNTQITTPIIRETTTTIYVSKQTDSSDTNDQEVSGQIERLPNGPVYHSNKTLNATEKSRNTNYPGGITTITELKKDKSKAEENNEKFKNRSNSTPSERTQVITTNENETMIPRKTSVHSPAAGTSADSFGSDQTLKKLSGPTTKDTVIKTPKIGSTIKTPPIKKNQTLPLDIRNSTPTEQPKGNGNNGQEVRQIQNQLAISQTTLYTRNVTTQAPNLKTNLSSSPNNSNESNFSVQSPIKSRADTGVLTTSPVSHVYKILNATENPRNVNYPGSINKTFINQYNMRKTTPPTTTNKATTKARNQCTLRRCDYPLICNVLLPGSQDSGKLHDKQARQSLFVGSEVAFNCDDGYVLEGVNRTTCKENGWSHKIPSCTPSCEADFKLRCTPPLKCVYEEPNIRTKKMTKHVIRNSFTDTVVREHFKLSFECDAGYLIEGSKIRICTAKGWSNVMPRCVNQCDVLGLGNPKWPLKCQKFDSTTRLTNNCQYSLRNRKVREGSYFEYSCEYGYNLNGVNRSTCLNDGWSSNAPTCIPWCDLKPIRPCKSPLICNKNPNRPRYFFSIINTAHPATSDLTVDFSCEFGYELVGAKVITCSKGGWSHSIPTCKKICCDASILDDCTFPLICWRYDFGTEGYTRIYKGSVQQLSQDEHLLIRCENGYNLSGENYLTCNGGKWYGTMPKCIATCREDLLPKCENPMTCTAYNYYTGSSQAIINNYSGSYRTYPQGSTVVFKCAYGHVLNGARTATCDFHGWRYEDGMYGPECQRISNTCDKGILDNCTYPLICEQFDPEFGDYKKIQISTHQKSISNAARIRFSCENGYVLDGSNALTCTGGKWDDYMPKCIDTRHNIFPTVHSCRADLLPACKYPLTCTRYDSKFKSEQTIIDNNSNESANYALNTQIVFGCAEDFKLKGEEQTTCSANGWSHQQSLKLPLCVRISPCDPDIFKSCKPPVVCQYYEPNKDNWSMVQSYFLINYVAKNSIVSIVCENGFKLQGANYIYCKSKGWDNPIPKCVRA, encoded by the exons TTGGGGGCAAATGAAGTGTTGGTCGGGCCAGTGTGTCAGCATCACTGACAAATGTGATGGTGTACAGGACTGTGATGATGGTAGTGATGAGCTGACTTCTTTGTGCCAAACGGTATTGTGTAAACAACATCAGTTCCAATGCGGTTATGGCGCTTGTTTGCCCATGGAAGCCaaatgtaatggaacaaaggaATGCTGGGATGGCACCGACGAGCGCGAGGGACTTTGCATAAAGGAAATTGCTACCATATTAACACCCACAACCAGAATAAAATCAAACGAAGTTACGGAATCGACTCAACAAGGCGTGCTGCCAACGGTTAAGACCAAACCAAACATATCAACGGAGCTTGCAAATACGCGGAAAACTACTACAACTATTTTAGACTATTCGACAGATTTTGAAGTCACTGAAACTTCCGAAAAAGATTTAACAACCATACCTGAAGTTACAACTACgagcacacaaacaacaacgaaTCGACCTGTTACCAATACTGAGGACGCAGAAACCTTGGAAACTCATTCCAATGGCTCGTTTTCAGAACGACCTCACCTGACAACAACAAgcataaatgaaattataattacaCAAAAGACAACAACTTCTAAACCGCTTATCAAGCCGGCCCTAAAAGCAAATGTAACAAGGAACTACTCAGAGAAAAACACGCAAATAACAACACCGATAATTCGagaaacaacaactacaatttaTGTATCAAAGCAAACTGATAGTAGTGACACTAACGATCAAGAAGTGAGTGGACAAATTGAGAGACTACCTAACGGTCCGGTTTATCATAGTAATAAAACATTAAATGCCACGGAAAAATCCCGTAATACCAACTACCCTGGAGGTATAACCACAATCACGGAATTGAAAAAAGACAAATCAAAAGCGgaagaaaacaatgaaaaattcaaaaaccgCTCGAACAGCACGCCTTCAGAACGAACTCAAGTCATAACAACAAATGAGAACGAAACTATGATCCCACGTAAAACATCAGTTCATTCACCAGCTGCAGGGACTTCAGCGGACAGTTTCGGTTCCGATCAAACTCTTAAGAAACTCTCCGGGCCGACTACGAAAGACACTGTAATAAAAACGCCAAAAATTGGAAGCACAATAAAAACTCCAccgattaaaaaaaatcaaacattgcCCCTTGACATTCGAAATAGTACGCCAACAGAGCAGCCTAAAGGTAATGGAAATAATGGACAAGAAGTCAGGCAGATCCAGAATCAACTTGCCATATCGCAAACCACCTTATATACTCGAAATGTGACAACACAAGCTCCCAAtctcaaaacaaatttaagttcGAGTCCTAACAATTctaatgaatctaatttcagtGTTCAAAGCCCTATAAAGTCACGAGCAGACACTGGCGTACTGACTACAAGTCCAGTTTCgcatgtttataaaatattaaatgcgaCAGAAAACCCCCGCAATGTAAACTATCCAGGAAGTATAAACAAAACTTTCATAAATCAGTACAACATGAGAAAAACAACACCACCTACTACCACCAATAAAGCAACCACTAAAGCCAGGAATCAATGTACTTTACGCAGGTGTGATTATCCACTCATTTGTAACGTTTTATTACCAGGCTCCCAAGATTCTGGAAAATTACATGATAAGCAGGCGCGACAATCCCTCTTCGTGGGATCAGAGGTTGCTTTCAACTGTGACGATGGTTATGTTTTAGAAGGTGTAAACCGTACAACATGCAAAGAAAACGGCTGGAGCCATAAAATTCCAAGTTGCA CTCCATCCTGTGAAGCAGACTTCAAACTGCGCTGCACACCTCCACTGAAATGTGTCTATGAGGAACCCAAcattagaacaaaaaaaatgacaaaacaCGTCATAAGGAATAGTTTTACAGATACTGTAGTTAGAGAACATTTTAAACTTAGTTTCGAATGCGATGCGGGTTATCTCATAGAAGGTTCGAAAATAAGGATATGTACAGCAAAGGGCTGGTCAAATGTGATGCCTAGATGTG TTAATCAATGCGATGTATTGGGATTGGGAAATCCGAAGTGGCCGCTTAAGTGCCAAAAGTTTGACTCAACTACAAGACTTACAAATAACTGCCAATATTCACTTAGGAATAGGAAGGTGAGAGAAGGCTCTTATTTCGAATATAGCTGCGAATATGGATACAATCTGAATGGAGTGAATCGTTCAACCTGCTTGAATGATGGCTGGAGTAGTAATGCACCTACTTGTA TTCCCTGGTGCGATTTAAAACCTATCCGTCCGTGTAAATCACCGTTAATCTGTAATAAAAACCCAAACCGGCCTCGTTATTTCTTCAGCATCATCAATACGGCTCACCCAGCCACCTCGGACTTAACTGTAGACTTTTCTTGTGAATTTGGTTATGAACTAGTTGGTGCGAAGGTCATCACATGTTCGAAAGGTGGATGGAGTCATAGCATTCCTACTTGCA AGAAAATTTGTTGTGATGCTAGTATATTGGACGACTGCACTTTTCCGTTAATCTGTTGGCGGTATGACTTTGGGACGGAAGGGTATACGAGAATCTACAAAGGAAGCGTGCAGCAATTATCCCAAGATGAACATTTATTAATTAGGTGTGAAAATGGCTATAATTTATCAGGCGAAAATTATTTAACTTGTAACGGAGGCAAATGGTATGGCACTATGCCTAAATGTATCG CAACATGCAGAGAGGATTTGTTACCTAAATGCGAAAATCCAATGACTTGCACTGCTTACAATTACTATACAGGATCTAGCCAAGCCATAATTAATAACTATAGTGGCAGTTATAGAACGTATCCCCAAGGCAGTACGGTAGTTTTCAAATGCGCTTATGGCCACGTATTAAATGGCGCCAGAACAGCAACCTGTGACTTCCATGGTTGGAGATACGAAGACGGAATGTACGGTCCTGAATGTC AACGAATCTCTAACACTTGTGACAAAGGAATACTGGATAACTGCACTTATCCACTAATTTGTGAGCAATTCGATCCCGAGTTCGgggattataaaaaaatacaaatatccaCCCACCAGAAATCAATTTCTAATGCGGCACGAATAAGATTCAGTTGTGAAAATGGTTATGTGTTGGATGGCAGCAACGCGTTAACTTGCACGGGAGGCAAATGGGACGACTACATGCCCAAATGTATTG ATACTCGtcataatatttttccaacagtACATTCCTGCAGAGCTGATTTACTACCCGCGTGCAAATACCCATTAACTTGCACGCGTTACGACTCCAAGTTCAAATCCGAGCAGACAATAATTGATAACAATAGTAATGAGTCCGCAAATTATGCTCTAAATACTCAGATTGTTTTCGGTTGTGCTGAAGACTTTAAGTTGAAAGGCGAAGAGCAAACCACTTGTAGTGCGAACGGTTGGAGTCATCAGCAAAGTCTTAAACTACCGCTATGCGTGCGCA TTTCTCCATGTGATCccgatatttttaaaagttgtaaacCACCAGTCGTTTGTCAATATTATGAGCCGAACAAGGATAATTGGTCAATGGTACAGAGCTATTTCCTTATAAATTATGTTGCTAAAAACTCGATTGTAAGCATCGTTTGTGAAAACGGTTTCAAGCTTCAAGGGGccaattatatatattgtaaatCGAAGGGATGGGATAATCCTATACCTAAGTGCGTGCGTGCCTAA
- the LOC105228511 gene encoding sushi, von Willebrand factor type A, EGF and pentraxin domain-containing protein 1 isoform X7, protein MQKVLITFPKMYSFQICLLLIVTLCVSWNSAIGDSETERKNCFGWGQMKCWSGQCVSITDKCDGVQDCDDGSDELTSLCQTVLCKQHQFQCGYGACLPMEAKCNGTKECWDGTDEREGLCIKEIATILTPTTRIKSNEVTESTQQGVLPTVKTKPNISTELANTRKTTTTILDYSTDFEVTETSEKDLTTIPEVTTTSTQTTTNRPVTNTEDAETLETHSNGSFSERPHLTTTSINEIIITQKTTTSKPLIKPALKANVTRNYSEKNTQITTPIIRETTTTIYVSKQTDSSDTNDQEVSGQIERLPNGPVYHSNKTLNATEKSRNTNYPGGITTITELKKDKSKAEENNEKFKNRSNSTPSERTQVITTNENETMIPRKTSVHSPAAGTSADSFGSDQTLKKLSGPTTKDTVIKTPKIGSTIKTPPIKKNQTLPLDIRNSTPTEQPKGNGNNGQEVRQIQNQLAISQTTLYTRNVTTQAPNLKTNLSSSPNNSNESNFSVQSPIKSRADTGVLTTSPVSHVYKILNATENPRNVNYPGSINKTFINQYNMRKTTPPTTTNKATTKARNQCTLRRCDYPLICNVLLPGSQDSGKLHDKQARQSLFVGSEVAFNCDDGYVLEGVNRTTCKENGWSHKIPSCTPSCEADFKLRCTPPLKCVYEEPNIRTKKMTKHVIRNSFTDTVVREHFKLSFECDAGYLIEGSKIRICTAKGWSNVMPRCVNQCDVLGLGNPKWPLKCQKFDSTTRLTNNCQYSLRNRKVREGSYFEYSCEYGYNLNGVNRSTCLNDGWSSNAPTCIPWCDLKPIRPCKSPLICNKNPNRPRYFFSIINTAHPATSDLTVDFSCEFGYELVGAKVITCSKGGWSHSIPTCKKICCDASILDDCTFPLICWRYDFGTEGYTRIYKGSVQQLSQDEHLLIRCENGYNLSGENYLTCNGGKWYGTMPKCIATCREDLLPKCENPMTCTAYNYYTGSSQAIINNYSGSYRTYPQGSTVVFKCAYGHVLNGARTATCDFHGWRYEDGMYGPECQRISNTCDKGILDNCTYPLICEQFDPEFGDYKKIQISTHQKSISNAARIRFSCENGYVLDGSNALTCTGGKWDDYMPKCIVHSCRADLLPACKYPLTCTRYDSKFKSEQTIIDNNSNESANYALNTQIVFGCAEDFKLKGEEQTTCSANGWSHQQSLKLPLCVRISPCDPDIFKSCKPPVVCQYYEPNKDNWSMVQSYFLINYVAKNSIVSIVCENGFKLQGANYIYCKSKGWDNPIPKCVRA, encoded by the exons TTGGGGGCAAATGAAGTGTTGGTCGGGCCAGTGTGTCAGCATCACTGACAAATGTGATGGTGTACAGGACTGTGATGATGGTAGTGATGAGCTGACTTCTTTGTGCCAAACGGTATTGTGTAAACAACATCAGTTCCAATGCGGTTATGGCGCTTGTTTGCCCATGGAAGCCaaatgtaatggaacaaaggaATGCTGGGATGGCACCGACGAGCGCGAGGGACTTTGCATAAAGGAAATTGCTACCATATTAACACCCACAACCAGAATAAAATCAAACGAAGTTACGGAATCGACTCAACAAGGCGTGCTGCCAACGGTTAAGACCAAACCAAACATATCAACGGAGCTTGCAAATACGCGGAAAACTACTACAACTATTTTAGACTATTCGACAGATTTTGAAGTCACTGAAACTTCCGAAAAAGATTTAACAACCATACCTGAAGTTACAACTACgagcacacaaacaacaacgaaTCGACCTGTTACCAATACTGAGGACGCAGAAACCTTGGAAACTCATTCCAATGGCTCGTTTTCAGAACGACCTCACCTGACAACAACAAgcataaatgaaattataattacaCAAAAGACAACAACTTCTAAACCGCTTATCAAGCCGGCCCTAAAAGCAAATGTAACAAGGAACTACTCAGAGAAAAACACGCAAATAACAACACCGATAATTCGagaaacaacaactacaatttaTGTATCAAAGCAAACTGATAGTAGTGACACTAACGATCAAGAAGTGAGTGGACAAATTGAGAGACTACCTAACGGTCCGGTTTATCATAGTAATAAAACATTAAATGCCACGGAAAAATCCCGTAATACCAACTACCCTGGAGGTATAACCACAATCACGGAATTGAAAAAAGACAAATCAAAAGCGgaagaaaacaatgaaaaattcaaaaaccgCTCGAACAGCACGCCTTCAGAACGAACTCAAGTCATAACAACAAATGAGAACGAAACTATGATCCCACGTAAAACATCAGTTCATTCACCAGCTGCAGGGACTTCAGCGGACAGTTTCGGTTCCGATCAAACTCTTAAGAAACTCTCCGGGCCGACTACGAAAGACACTGTAATAAAAACGCCAAAAATTGGAAGCACAATAAAAACTCCAccgattaaaaaaaatcaaacattgcCCCTTGACATTCGAAATAGTACGCCAACAGAGCAGCCTAAAGGTAATGGAAATAATGGACAAGAAGTCAGGCAGATCCAGAATCAACTTGCCATATCGCAAACCACCTTATATACTCGAAATGTGACAACACAAGCTCCCAAtctcaaaacaaatttaagttcGAGTCCTAACAATTctaatgaatctaatttcagtGTTCAAAGCCCTATAAAGTCACGAGCAGACACTGGCGTACTGACTACAAGTCCAGTTTCgcatgtttataaaatattaaatgcgaCAGAAAACCCCCGCAATGTAAACTATCCAGGAAGTATAAACAAAACTTTCATAAATCAGTACAACATGAGAAAAACAACACCACCTACTACCACCAATAAAGCAACCACTAAAGCCAGGAATCAATGTACTTTACGCAGGTGTGATTATCCACTCATTTGTAACGTTTTATTACCAGGCTCCCAAGATTCTGGAAAATTACATGATAAGCAGGCGCGACAATCCCTCTTCGTGGGATCAGAGGTTGCTTTCAACTGTGACGATGGTTATGTTTTAGAAGGTGTAAACCGTACAACATGCAAAGAAAACGGCTGGAGCCATAAAATTCCAAGTTGCA CTCCATCCTGTGAAGCAGACTTCAAACTGCGCTGCACACCTCCACTGAAATGTGTCTATGAGGAACCCAAcattagaacaaaaaaaatgacaaaacaCGTCATAAGGAATAGTTTTACAGATACTGTAGTTAGAGAACATTTTAAACTTAGTTTCGAATGCGATGCGGGTTATCTCATAGAAGGTTCGAAAATAAGGATATGTACAGCAAAGGGCTGGTCAAATGTGATGCCTAGATGTG TTAATCAATGCGATGTATTGGGATTGGGAAATCCGAAGTGGCCGCTTAAGTGCCAAAAGTTTGACTCAACTACAAGACTTACAAATAACTGCCAATATTCACTTAGGAATAGGAAGGTGAGAGAAGGCTCTTATTTCGAATATAGCTGCGAATATGGATACAATCTGAATGGAGTGAATCGTTCAACCTGCTTGAATGATGGCTGGAGTAGTAATGCACCTACTTGTA TTCCCTGGTGCGATTTAAAACCTATCCGTCCGTGTAAATCACCGTTAATCTGTAATAAAAACCCAAACCGGCCTCGTTATTTCTTCAGCATCATCAATACGGCTCACCCAGCCACCTCGGACTTAACTGTAGACTTTTCTTGTGAATTTGGTTATGAACTAGTTGGTGCGAAGGTCATCACATGTTCGAAAGGTGGATGGAGTCATAGCATTCCTACTTGCA AGAAAATTTGTTGTGATGCTAGTATATTGGACGACTGCACTTTTCCGTTAATCTGTTGGCGGTATGACTTTGGGACGGAAGGGTATACGAGAATCTACAAAGGAAGCGTGCAGCAATTATCCCAAGATGAACATTTATTAATTAGGTGTGAAAATGGCTATAATTTATCAGGCGAAAATTATTTAACTTGTAACGGAGGCAAATGGTATGGCACTATGCCTAAATGTATCG CAACATGCAGAGAGGATTTGTTACCTAAATGCGAAAATCCAATGACTTGCACTGCTTACAATTACTATACAGGATCTAGCCAAGCCATAATTAATAACTATAGTGGCAGTTATAGAACGTATCCCCAAGGCAGTACGGTAGTTTTCAAATGCGCTTATGGCCACGTATTAAATGGCGCCAGAACAGCAACCTGTGACTTCCATGGTTGGAGATACGAAGACGGAATGTACGGTCCTGAATGTC AACGAATCTCTAACACTTGTGACAAAGGAATACTGGATAACTGCACTTATCCACTAATTTGTGAGCAATTCGATCCCGAGTTCGgggattataaaaaaatacaaatatccaCCCACCAGAAATCAATTTCTAATGCGGCACGAATAAGATTCAGTTGTGAAAATGGTTATGTGTTGGATGGCAGCAACGCGTTAACTTGCACGGGAGGCAAATGGGACGACTACATGCCCAAATGTATTG tACATTCCTGCAGAGCTGATTTACTACCCGCGTGCAAATACCCATTAACTTGCACGCGTTACGACTCCAAGTTCAAATCCGAGCAGACAATAATTGATAACAATAGTAATGAGTCCGCAAATTATGCTCTAAATACTCAGATTGTTTTCGGTTGTGCTGAAGACTTTAAGTTGAAAGGCGAAGAGCAAACCACTTGTAGTGCGAACGGTTGGAGTCATCAGCAAAGTCTTAAACTACCGCTATGCGTGCGCA TTTCTCCATGTGATCccgatatttttaaaagttgtaaacCACCAGTCGTTTGTCAATATTATGAGCCGAACAAGGATAATTGGTCAATGGTACAGAGCTATTTCCTTATAAATTATGTTGCTAAAAACTCGATTGTAAGCATCGTTTGTGAAAACGGTTTCAAGCTTCAAGGGGccaattatatatattgtaaatCGAAGGGATGGGATAATCCTATACCTAAGTGCGTGCGTGCCTAA